One region of Cydia fagiglandana chromosome 15, ilCydFagi1.1, whole genome shotgun sequence genomic DNA includes:
- the LOC134671623 gene encoding cytochrome P450 6B5-like, producing MWDVDSTIIVPIVVSVNGLIAKSLDQHLERLSLGGWIKGQMQKAVILDTARIVRRFLIWPSSSDTYIERPLDMALAYIILGLSTVAYLLYLHFTRTFNYWMDRNVPGPAPVPLFGNMMESALRRTHAAFVMEKIYQDFPDHKVVGIYRMTSPCLLIRDPDIVKHVLIKDFENFVDRGIRFTDKKLGNNIFHADAKTWRILRNKFTPLFTSGKLKNMVYLMNQSSEKVLRHVEELVQMQPEQEVYEFMGNFTMGSIAACAFGLDLDPTEKSATIEALKKINVKLLAISHAYELLLLYPGWTFGVPVFPDEVVDFFKGLVAQVTAARNGVPTNRNDFMDLLLEMKQANTVQGSKRLEGKDADRLEITEDLMVAQAFVFYAGGYETSATTMSYMLYRLALNLEIQERVAAEIEEVFERYGGEVTYEALKDLTYLDRVFHETLRLHTVGDSTIRVAAEDYKVPGTDVTLQKGFSAIIPNIAFHCDEKYWPDPLKFDPDRFSPENVAKRHPAVYLPFGIGPRNCIGARFAKLQIRLMMAKLLSKFRVEPTENTSREFQFNTYNLVAFPIGGIRMKLVPRH from the exons atgtgggatgttgattcgacgatcattgtcccgatagtcgtttcagtgaacggtttaatagcgaagagtctcgaccaacatctcgagagactctcgctaggtggttggatcaagggacagatgcagaaggcggtgatcttggacacggcgcggatagtacgtcggttcctc aTATGGCC TTCATCTTCAGATACATACATCGAAAGACCATTAGACATGGCTCTTGCCTATATTATATTAGGTCTGTCCACTGTGGCCTATTTGTTATATCTTCATTTCACTCGTACGTTTAACTACTGGATGGACCGGAATGTCCCGGGACCCGCGCCCGTTCCTCTGTTTGGAAACATGATGGAGTCTGCTTTACGTCGGACACATGCAGCATTCGTCATGGAAAAAATTTACCAGGATTTTCCAGACCATAAAGTAGTTGGAATTTACAGAATGACGTCACCATGCCTCTTGATCCGAGACCCAGACATTGTAAAGCATGTTTTGATTAAAGATTTTGAAAATTTCGTGGATCGTGGTATTCGTTTTACCGATAAAAAATTGGGTAATAATATTTTCCATGCTGATGCGAAGACGTGGAGAATATTGAGGAATAAATTCACGCCACTGTTTACTTCAGGTAAATTGAAAAATATGGTGTATTTGATGAACCAGAGTAGTGAAAAAGTTTTGAGGCACGTTGAAGAGTTAGTCCAAATGCAACCTGAACAAGAAGTTTATGAATTCATGGGCAACTTCACTATGGGGTCTATAGCAGCTTGTGCGTTTGGTCTAGATTTGGACCCGACCGAAAAGAGTGCTACCATAGAagccttaaaaaaaattaatgtcaaattattaGCTATCTCTCACGCGTATGAATTACTCTTACTGTACCCTGGATGGACATTTGGTGTTCCAGTTTTTCCAGACGAAGtagtagatttttttaaaggGCTCGTAGCTCAAGTAACTGCTGCAAGAAATGGAGTACCAACAAACAGAAATGATTTCATGGATTTACTATTAGAGATGAAACAAGCAAATACAGTACAGGGAAGTAAACGATTGGAAGGCAAGGACGCGGACAGATTAGAAATAACGGAAGATTTAATGGTTGCCCAGGCGTTTGTCTTTTACGCTGGAGGATATGAAACATCTGCGACCACAATGTCATACATGCTTTACCGCCTTGCTTTAAACCTGGAAATTCAGGAGAGAGTGGCTGCTGAAATTGAAGAAGTCTTCGAACGATACGGCGGTGAAGTAACTTACGAAGCGCTAAAGGATTTAACATATCTTGATAGAGTTTTTCATGAGACTCTTCGCTTGCACACGGTTGGAGACTCTACTATTCGGGTCGCTGCTGAAGACTACAAAGTCCCAGGAACCGATGTAACTCTTCAAAAAGGATTCTCAGCTATTATTCCTAATATTGCTTTCCACTGTGATGAAAAGTATTGGCCCGATCCGTTGAAATTTGATCCAGACAGATTCAGTCCAGAAAATGTGGCTAAGAGACATCCAGCAGTGTATCTTCCCTTCGGTATTGGACCGAGGAACTGTATCGGGGCAAGGTTTGCGAAGCTACAGATCCGCTTGATGATGGCAAAGCTGCTCAGCAAGTTTAGAGTGGAGCCAACGGAGAACACGTCCCGCGAGTTCCAGTTTAATACGTACAACCTCGTGGCGTTCCCGATTGGAGGAATCAGGATGAAGTTGGTGCCTAGGCATTGA